A genomic stretch from Coffea arabica cultivar ET-39 chromosome 10c, Coffea Arabica ET-39 HiFi, whole genome shotgun sequence includes:
- the LOC113714172 gene encoding 1-aminocyclopropane-1-carboxylate oxidase 5-like yields MAIPVIDFSKLSGEERAKTMAQIANGCEEWGFFQLVNHGISEELLEKVKKVASECFKLEREEGFKNSTKVKLLNELMEKKSSDRLENVDWEDVFLLSDNNENEWPSKTAEFKETMKEYRAELKKLAENLMEIMDENLGLPKGHIRTAFNGGEEANAFFGTKVSHYPPCPNPEKVIGLRAHTDAGGVILLFQDDKVGGLQILKDGEWIDVQPLPNSIVINTGDQIEVLSNGRYKSVWHRVLATQDGNRRSIASFYNPSLSATISPAPELIEKAQGKEVNQEGAYPKFVFGDYMSVYVQQKFLPKEPRFQAVKAK; encoded by the exons ATGGCAATTCCAGTGATTGATTTCTCAAAGCTTAGTGGAGAGGAAAGAGCCAAAACTATGGCACAGATTGCTAATGGATGTGAAGAATGGGGATTCTTTCAG TTGGTGAATCATGGGATTTCTGAAGAGCTTCTTGAGAAGGTGAAGAAGGTCGCATCCGAGTGCTTCAAGCTGGAAAGAGAAGAGGGTTTCAAGAATTCAACCAAAGTAAAGTTGCTGAATGAACTGATGGAGAAGAAGAGCAGTGACAGATTGGAGAATGTGGACTGGGAAGATGTCTTCCTTCTCTCAGATAACAATGAAAATGAATGGCCATCAAAGACTGCCGAATTCAA GGAAACCATGAAGGAGTATAGAGCAGAACTTAAGAAACTGGCAGAGAATCTCATGGAAATAATGGATGAAAACCTGGGCTTACCAAAGGGTCACATCAGAACGGCTTTCAACGGTGGCGAAGAAGCTAATGCATTTTTTGGCACTAAGGTCAGCCATTATCCACCATGCCCAAATCCTGAAAAAGTCATTGGCCTCCGAGCTCACACTGATGCTGGAGGTGTCATCTTGCTCTTCCAAGATGATAAAGTTGGAGGCCTACAAATCCTGAAAGATGGCGAATGGATCGATGTTCAACCTCTTCCCAATTCTATTGTCATCAATACTGGAGATCAAATCGAAGTCCTGAGCAACGGGCGATATAAGAGCGTTTGGCACCGTGTTTTGGCCACCCAAGATGGAAACAGAAGATCCATTGCTTCATTTTACAATCCATCACTCAGTGCAACGATATCTCCTGCTCCTGAGTTAATCGAAAAAGCCCAGGGCAAAGAAGTCAATCAAGAAGGTGCTTATCCTAAGTTTGTGTTTGGTGATTACATGTCCGTTTACGTTCAGCAGAAGTTTCTTCCAAAAGAACCAAGATTCCAAGCTGTTAAAGCCAAGTGA
- the LOC113713679 gene encoding 1-aminocyclopropane-1-carboxylate oxidase 5-like codes for MAIPVIDFSKLSGEERAKIMAQIANGCEEWGFFQLVNHGISEELLEKVKRVASECYKLEREDGFRNSAKVKMLNELVEKKSSDRLENVDWEDVFLLSDDNENEWPSKTAQFKETMKEYRTELKKLAEKLMEIMDENLGLPKGYIKKAFRGGEDENAFFGTKVSHYPPCPNPEKVIGLRAHTDAGGVILLFQDDKVGGLQILKDGEWIDVQPLPNSIVINTGDQIEVLSNGRYKSVWHRVLAMPDGNRRSIASFYNPSLKATIYPAPELVEKAVDKEVNQESAYPKFVFGDYMSVYVQQKFLPKQPRFQAVKAL; via the exons ATGGCTATCCCTGTAATTGATTTCTCAAAGCTTAGTGGAGAGGAAAGAGCCAAAATTATGGCACAAATTGCTAATGGATGTGAAGAATGGGGTTTTTTTCag TTGGTGAACCATGGGATTTCTGAGGAGCTTCTTGAGAAGGTAAAGAGGGTGGCATCTGAATGCTATAAGCTGGAAAGAGAAGATGGTTTCAGGAATTCAGCTAAAGTTAAGATGCTGAACGAATTAGTGGAGAAGAAGAGCAGTGATAGACTGGAGAATGTGGACTGGGAGGATGTCTTCCTTCTCTCCGATGACAATGAAAATGAATGGCCATCCAAAACAGCCCAATTCAA GGAAACCATGAAGGAATATAGGACAGAACTAAAGAAACTGGCAGAGAAACTCATGGAAATAATGGATGAAAATTTAGGCTTACCAAAAGGATACATCAAAAAGGCTTTCAGAGGTGGAGAGgacgaaaatgcatttttcggcACTAAGGTCAGCCATTATCCACCATGCCCAAATCCTGAAAAAGTCATTGGCCTCCGAGCTCACACTGATGCTGGAGGTGTCATCTTGCTCTTCCAAGATGATAAAGTTGGAGGCCTGCAAATCCTGAAAGATGGTGAATGGATCGATGTTCAACCTCTTCCAAATTCTATTGTCATCAATACTGGAGATCAAATCGAAGTCCTGAGCAACGGGCGATATAAGAGCGTTTGGCACCGTGTCTTGGCCATGCCAGATGGAAATAGAAGATCCATTGCTTCATTTTACAATCCATCACTCAAGGCAACAATATATCCTGCTCCTGAGTTGGTGGAAAAAGCTGTGGATAAAGAAGTCAATCAAGAAAGTGCTTATCCTAAGTTCGTGTTTGGTGATTACATGTCCGTTTATGTTCAGCAGAAGTTTCTTCCTAAACAACCAAGATTTCAAGCTGTGAAAGCTCTGTGA